A single Drosophila ananassae strain 14024-0371.13 chromosome 3L, ASM1763931v2, whole genome shotgun sequence DNA region contains:
- the LOC6496345 gene encoding uncharacterized protein LOC6496345, with protein MDTPKDQTEQVREVKAPHAGDEGHTFLVTPVAPILTAVPVMKPRESPPPVFPPKDSDDEQPCCSSQAVVPISSSLPCKLLRLQAKRSAQALLQQMESLDSQLGSSNGSSSEDTSPSAPPMSPTDQQLVDVGMGSSIGDSEESSEEGDELKPLAVDNHIMHDVDLSERQSSPPAVLSEANLEKFRKHHMDNIYLHPNFTLDASPPPAVAPANSPVLEAKRTHRSFLAIKKEKEEAQEQQELQKEEHLDSEPTTPQGPNEIDTLDPSLIPSEDLAAEITEAVEFYFSNESILKDAFLLKHVRRNKEGFVSLKLVSSFKKVRQLTREWKVVGDAVRRKSRKIELNDLGTKVRRIDPLPTFDETMPSRTIVACDLPMDKLTIEKVSDLFSRCGEIALIRILKPGMAIPVDVRQFMNKYPELQQKECALVEYLESSSARDARHLSGPFQVYEMVAPKKKTGKKAAVIQIAAPVARMVENYRYYNDASYERSRGGSFSGHEAVPDLRYKLKRNNSDFQPTYYQQQQQQMAPSYHVPYQHYQPRGSIGNQSGQEMGFFGYGPRRYSNTSTISASTAAALGDASPPSSAANSGGNPAGSSVGISNLQRRLSNCSEQNFVPEGNVSMSRRASNCSETGVGAPQRRDSNCSESCPCSRRVSDFGQTAETAYRKSSVCSNGSCPGNQNQERRFSNGSMQFERTFSNASETSGFYRRPSNDFNVEREPIQTDQMVGGGGGGYQVWPRRYSNNFQQLSSKLAAYDNAQYIGGRRISTDSGYDRRYSFGSEGFDGSPRSRTGSFLNSYKHGGGDGFDGQPRSRTGSFLDGSPRSRSGSFAQRAAESLVRTPMGPDGSKGFGQRARKFGQAISPVN; from the coding sequence ATGGATACCCCCAAGGATCAGACCGAACAGGTGCGCGAGGTGAAGGCCCCGCACGCCGGAGACGAGGGACACACCTTTCTGGTGACCCCCGTAGCTCCCATCCTTACCGCCGTGCCAGTGATGAAGCCGCGTGAGTCTCCACCACCAGTGTTCCCCCCAAAGGATTCGGATGACGAGCAGCCTTGCTGCAGCTCCCAGGCCGTGGTGCCCATATCCTCGTCACTGCCCTGCAAACTCCTCCGCCTGCAGGCCAAGCGATCCGCCCAGGCCCTGCTCCAGCAGATGGAGTCCCTGGACTCGCAGCTGGGCAGCAGCAATGGCAGCTCCTCGGAGGACACTTCTCCCAGTGCCCCGCCCATGTCACCCACGGACCAGCAGCTGGTGGATGTGGGCATGGGCTCTTCTATTGGTGACTCTGAGGAGTCGTCCGAGGAAGGTGACGAGCTGAAGCCCCTGGCCGTGGACAATCACATCATGCACGACGTGGATCTCTCCGAGCGTCAGAGCTCTCCTCCGGCTGTGCTGAGCGAGGCGAACCTAGAGAAGTTCCGCAAGCACCACATGGATAACATCTATCTGCATCCTAACTTCACCCTGGATGCCTCACCTCCCCCAGCCGTGGCTCCGGCCAACTCTCCAGTACTGGAGGCAAAGCGCACCCATCGCTCCTTCCTGGCCATCAAGAAGGAAAAGGAGGAGGCGCAGGAACAGCAGGAGCTTCAGAAGGAGGAGCACCTCGACTCTGAGCCAACCACTCCCCAAGGACCCAACGAGATAGACACTTTAGATCCCTCTCTGATCCCCAGTGAAGACCTGGCTGCCGAGATCACAGAGGCCGTGGAGTTCTACTTCTCCAACGAGAGCATCCTGAAGGACGCCTTCCTCCTGAAGCACGTCCGGCGCAACAAGGAGGGCTTCGTCAGTCTGAAACTGGTGTCCAGCTTCAAGAAGGTGCGCCAGCTGACTCGCGAGTGGAAGGTCGTGGGGGATGCAGTGCGTCGCAAGTCGAGAAAGATCGAACTCAACGACTTGGGCACCAAAGTACGCAGGATCGATCCTCTGCCAACGTTCGACGAGACCATGCCGTCTCGTACCATCGTGGCCTGTGACCTGCCCATGGATAAGCTGACCATCGAGAAGGTGTCCGATCTGTTCTCGCGCTGCGGGGAGATCGCCCTGATCCGTATCCTGAAGCCCGGAATGGCCATACCCGTAGATGTCCGGCAGTTCATGAACAAGTATCCGGAGTTGCAGCAGAAGGAGTGCGCTCTGGTGGAGTACCTGGAGTCCTCGTCGGCCAGGGATGCGCGCCACCTGAGCGGTCCCTTCCAGGTGTACGAGATGGTGGCCCCCAAGAAGAAGACTGGCAAGAAGGCGGCCGTCATCCAGATTGCCGCCCCTGTGGCTCGCATGGTGGAGAACTATCGCTACTACAACGACGCCAGCTACGAGAGGAGTCGCGGCGGCAGCTTCTCCGGCCACGAAGCTGTACCAGATTTGCGCTACAAGCTGAAGCGCAACAACTCCGACTTCCAGCCTACTTActaccaacagcagcagcagcaaatgGCCCCCAGCTACCATGTTCCGTATCAGCACTATCAACCGAGGGGCAGCATTGGAAACCAGAGCGGTCAGGAGATGGGTTTTTTCGGCTATGGACCCAGGCGCTACAGCAACACCTCGACGATCTCCGCCAGCACTGCGGCTGCCTTGGGCGATGCCTCGCCCCCATCCTCTGCTGCCAATTCTGGCGGTAATCCTGCTGGGTCCTCTGTGGGCATCAGCAACCTTCAACGACGCCTGTCCAACTGCTCGGAGCAGAACTTTGTGCCGGAGGGCAATGTCTCCATGTCGCGCCGGGCCAGTAACTGCTCGGAGACCGGAGTGGGAGCTCCCCAACGTCGTGATTCAAACTGCTCGGAGAGCTGCCCCTGTTCGAGGAGGGTCTCCGACtttggccaaactgctgagaCGGCCTACCGCAAGAGCTCCGTGTGCTCCAATGGTAGCTGTCCGGGTAACCAGAACCAGGAGCGTCGCTTCTCCAATGGATCCATGCAGTTCGAGAGGACCTTCTCGAATGCCAGCGAGACCAGCGGCTTCTACCGTCGTCCATCGAATGATTTCAATGTGGAGAGGGAGCCAATCCAGACCGATCAGATGGTTGGCGGTGGAGGTGGTGGCTACCAGGTGTGGCCCCGTCGCTACTCCAACAACTTCCAGCAGCTGAGCAGCAAGCTGGCGGCCTACGACAATGCCCAGTATATTGGCGGCAGGAGGATCTCGACGGACTCTGGCTACGATCGCCGCTACTCCTTCGGCTCTGAGGGCTTCGACGGCTCGCCGCGGTCCCGGACGGGAAGCTTCCTGAACAGCTACAAGCACGGCGGAGGCGATGGCTTCGATGGACAGCCGCGGTCGAGGACCGGAAGTTTCCTGGATGGATCGCCACGCTCACGGTCAGGATCCTTTGCCCAGCGGGCGGCCGAGAGCCTGGTTCGCACCCCGATGGGACCGGACGGGAGCAAGGGCTTTGGCCAGAGGGCCAGGAAATTCGGACAGGCCATATCCCCCGTTAACTAG